The window GTTCAGAATCAAGTTATCTGCCTGTTCATGACGGCGATTCTCTTGATGGCATCCCTCTTGGTGATCAAGGCGATTGTCATGGTTCGGCATGTGGGACTATTCGAAGAAATGGCCGATGCCAATGGTGATTTTAGCGATATAGATGAATACTAGGTCGCGGGCCTAGAACGCTAACTTTATAGAGAACATAAAAAAGAGGGCCGTTGAAAAACGGCCCTCTCTTTTCGTCTTAAACGGAAGTTACTTGAGCTTAGCGGCTGCGGTCTTTAATGCAGCTGCCTTGTCGGTCTTTTCCCAAGTGAAACGTGCGCCTTCACGACCGAAGTGGCCGAGGGCTGCAGTGGACTGGTAGCCGGGCTTCTTCAGGTCCAGCATCTTTACGATGCCAGCGGGAGAAAGATCGAAGTTCTTAGCGACGATAGCTTCGATGTCGCGGTCGCTGATCTTGCCGGTGCCGAAGGTGTTCACCAGCACAGAAACCGGCTTGGAGTAGCCGATGGCGTATGCCAGCTGGACTTCGCAACGGTGGGCGAGGCCTGCAGCCACAATGTTCTTTGCAACGTAGCGGGCTGCGTATGCGGCAGAACGGTCCACCTTGGAAGGATCCTTACCGGAGAATGCGCCACCACCATGACGACCCATGCCGCCGTAGGTGTCCACGATGATCTTACGACCGGTGAGGCCGCAGTCGCCGTGAGGTCCGCCAACCACGAACTTGCCGGTGGGGTTGATCAGGTAACGGGTGTTCTTGTCGAGAAGCTTGGCAGGAACAACCTTCTTGATGAGCTTTTCGATGATTTCCTTTTCGATAGTCTTGTGCTTCAGTTCCTTGCCGTTCACGAATTCATCGTGCTGGGTAGAAATGACCACTGTGTCTACGCGGACCGGCTTGTCGTTTTC of the Fibrobacter sp. UWH6 genome contains:
- the metK gene encoding methionine adenosyltransferase; this encodes MAHYLFTSESVSKGHPDKVCDQISDAILDACLAQDPNSRVACETLVNTGLVVISGEITTKAVIDYQQIARKTIKGIGYVNPELAFDYKGCSVLVAMDKQSPDIAQGVDAKAADGKEDDKQGAGDQGMMFGYAVNETKELMPLPISLAHKLMEEIQNLREKGKIKWLRPDAKSQVTVEYDENDKPVRVDTVVISTQHDEFVNGKELKHKTIEKEIIEKLIKKVVPAKLLDKNTRYLINPTGKFVVGGPHGDCGLTGRKIIVDTYGGMGRHGGGAFSGKDPSKVDRSAAYAARYVAKNIVAAGLAHRCEVQLAYAIGYSKPVSVLVNTFGTGKISDRDIEAIVAKNFDLSPAGIVKMLDLKKPGYQSTAALGHFGREGARFTWEKTDKAAALKTAAAKLK